A genome region from Babesia bigemina genome assembly Bbig001, chromosome : I includes the following:
- a CDS encoding cAMP-dependent protein kinase regulatory subunit , putative, with protein MSDNEIDTAMAEAARFARARNRLSISAEVFGQFNNPDSFEAPIHGKTGEQAERIKESLQKCFLFSSVDNRGINILVGAFEAHDVTAGTKIITQGDSGDKLYLVESGTAEFLKKSIDGNEQSLGKISEGGCFGELALMYNAPRACSVVAETDMKLWSLDRSTFNHIVRAAVIKKREKYDKLLRSVALLNKLDPYDRCRLADALKERTFVDEDIIVEGTTGTSLFMIMEGKAHAYCQGKLVKSYAEGGYFGEIALIAQTPRASTVKAEGKCVVVELERESCVNLLGPMEECLRNNLEEYHRVLESLNIENKNLASVKI; from the exons ATGAGCGACAACGAGATAGACACTGCCATGGCCGAG GCGGCGCGCTTCGCTAGAGCGCGAAACCGACTCTCGATCTCCGCGGAGGTCTTCGGCCAATTCAACAATCCTGACAGTTTCGAAGCACCG ATACATGGCAAGACTGGCGAGCAGGCCGAGCGCATCAAGGAGTCTTTGCAGAAATGTTTCCTGTTCTCCTCGGTTGATAACAGGGGTATAAACATTTTGGTGGGCGCATTTGAAGCGCATGATGTGAC TGCCGGAACGAAGATCATCACTCAAGGCGACTCTGGCGACAAGCTGTACTTGGTCGAATCGGGCACCGCTGAGTTCCTGAAGAAATCA attgatggcaacgaaCAGTCCCTGGGTAAAATCAGCGAGGGAGGATGTTTCGGCGAGTTGGCGCTGAT GTACAACGCTCCCCGGGCGTGCTCGGTCGTGGCGGAAACGGACATGAAGCTCTGGAGCCTTGACCGTTCCACCTTCAACCACATCGTGCGCGCGGCAGTGATCAAGAAACGCGAGAAATACGACAAGCTGTTGAGAAGCGTCGCGCTGCTTAACAAGCTTGACCCGTACGACCGCTGCCGTTTGGCCGATGCGCTGAAGGAAAGGACGTTTGTTGACGAGGACATCATCGTGGAGGGGACCACAGGCACGAGCCTGTTCATGATCATGGAGGGAAAGGCTCACGCATACTGCCAAGGCAAACTCGTGAAGTCGTACGCGGAAG GCGGCTACTTTGGCGAAATAGCCCTGATAGCTCAGACCCCTCGCGCCAGCACTGTCAAAGCCGAGGGCAAATGCGTCGTTGTGGAACTCGAACGTGAAAGTTGCGTCAACCTGCTTGGGCCGATGGAGGAATGCTTGCGCAACAACCTCGAGGAGTACCACCGCGTGCTGGAGTCGCTGAACATCGAGAACAAGAATCTAGCCTCCGTCAAAATCTAA
- a CDS encoding DnaJ domain containing protein, putative, which yields MSQFHDTFTRGSRTDPLLSYDDFASRVFTSGFLACFLVPITIYCFYQWTGPKRNSLPQKLKLRENHVEGETTPCFHCGCSMCRQRRTAERNRRFMLEDYMNTATILKVVVLAFFWWLVFYLIKGIDTSQNIKTFDPFAFLGVPIGATKKDIQKAYRHMSLRYHPDRNPNDPEAAAHFILVTKAYKTLTNDKFRQNYERYGNPDGPGMMKIGIGLPRFLVEVGNQVLILSLFFIVLLVVIPGIFFYYYRTQKQYTALGVRVETLQLIYYGITENTRQKTLPEIYASAMECISVPATPEDDVFLRQYAEDIGDIKRKNFTKERLRNFLVLLCHMNRSDDLPPKLKATQAEILKYSMLLTQCMLDVALCRRWLMTTKSIIEFRRCLLQGLTGKRDTFFQIPHLTEDCVGHIQRSKGGGKTISEYVKTPMGLKKGLVGMNEKQLTDVDEFCKAFPQVDLNVDVYVNDANDICVGDIITFEVTITRANVPEECQIVGPVHAPFFPWVKYEEWVVLLTYGEQDDKLLGFSICPSRERVITEKISVFAEKPGLHSVSVTVMSDSYFGCDQSKKVTFTVNTPSETTEFKIHPEDLALDNEPSAIGKMLGDLLGEGDSDEEEEVMDD from the exons ATGTCACAGTTTCATGATACTTTCACGCGCGGTAGCCGCACGGACCCGCTACTGTCCTACGATGATTTCGCGTCACGCGTGTTCACCAGCGGCTTCCTGGCGTGTTTTCTGGTACCGATAACCATCTATTGCTTCTACCAGTGGACTGGTCCTAAGAGGAATAGCCTGCCACAGAAGCTGAAACTACGTGAGAACCATGTGGAAGGAGAAACTACACCGTGCTTTCACTGTGGATGCTCTATGTGTCGACAGCGCAGGACCGCTGAAAGGAATCGACGGTTCATGCTGGAAGACTATATGAACACAGCTACTATACTGAAAGTTGTCGTTCTGGCTTTCTTTTGGTGGCTTGTTTTCTACCTGATTAAGG GCATCGACACCTCTCAGAACATCAAGACTTTTGACCCTTTTGCGTTCCTAGGAGTTCCTATTGGTGCGACTAAGAAGGACATCCAGAAGGCGTATAGACATATGTCTCTGCGCTATCACCCCGACAGGAACCCCAATGATCCTGAGGCTGCGGCGCACTTCATACTTGTTACGAAGGCCTACAAGACCCTCACCAATGACAAATTCCGTCAGAACTACGAACGATATGGCAATCCCGACGGGCCGGGTATGATGAAAATCGGGATAGGGCTCCCCAGGTTTTTGGTTGAGGTAGGCAACCAGGTGCTCATCCTCTCTCTCTTTTTTATCGTGCTGCTAGTCGTAATACCAGGTATTTTCTTCTACTACTACCGTACGCAGAAGCAGTACACTGCGCTTGGTGTACGGGTGGAAACTCTCCAGCTTATATACTACGGCATCACCGAGAACACACGCCAAAAAACGCTCCCGGAAATATATGCCTCTGCCATGGAATGCATCTCGGTGCCTGCTACGCCTGAAGATGATGTTTTCTTGCGCCAATATGCGGAAGACATCGGAGACATAAAACGCAAGAATTTTACCAAGGAGAGGTTACGCAACTTTTTGGTGCTCTTATGTCACATGAACCGCAGCGATGATCTCCCTCCTAAGTTGAAGGCAACGCAGGCGGAGATACTCAAGTACAGCATGTTGTTAACGCAATGCATGCTTGATGTCGCCCTCTGCCGCCGGTGGCTGATGACCACCAAGTCCATTATCGAGTTCAGGCGATGTCTGCTCCAAGGCCTTACGGGAAAGAGGGATACTTTCTTCCAGATACCTCACCTCACCGAGGATTGCGTCGGTCACATCCAACGCAGCAAAGGAGGTGGCAAGACCATCAGTGAATACGTCAAAACTCCGATGGGACTGAAGAAAGGGCTTGTAGGAATGAATGAAAAGCAGCTTACCGACGTGGACGAGTTCTGCAAGGCTTTCCCCCAGGTGGATCTCAATGTGGATGTGTACGTCAACGATGCAAACGATATTTGTGTTGGTGACATAATTACTTttgaggtgaccataacaCGGGCCAATGTACCAGAAGAGTGCCAGATCGTGGGACCTGTCCATGCACCTTTCTTCCCGTGGGTAAAgtatgaggagtgggtggtGTTGCTTACGTACGGCGAACAGGACGACAAGTTGCTGGGGTTCAGCATTTGCCCATCGCGTGAACGCGTCATCACTGAAAAGATTTCAGTGTTCGCAGAGAAGCCAGGTCTTCACTCCGTGTCGGTAACGGTTATGTCGGATTCGTATTTCGGCTGCGACCAGTCCAAGAAGGTTACCTTTACTGTCAACACCCCATCGGAAACCACCGAGTTCAAGATTCATCCTGAAGACTTAGCTCTGGATAATGAACCCTCTGCCATAGGAaagatgctaggtgatctGCTTGGTGAAGGCGACAGTGACGAGGAAGAGGAGGTAATGGATGACTAG